In Canis lupus dingo isolate Sandy chromosome 1, ASM325472v2, whole genome shotgun sequence, a single genomic region encodes these proteins:
- the DSE gene encoding dermatan-sulfate epimerase isoform X2 gives MYETSYRRGWGFQYLHNHQPTNCMALLTGSLVLMNQGYLQEAYLWTKQVLTIMEKSLVLLREVTDGSLYEGVAYGSYTTRSLFQYMFLVQRHFDINHFGHPWLKQHFAFMYRTILPGFQRTVAIADSNYNWFYGPESQLVFLDKFVMRNGSGNWLADQIRRNRVTEGPGTPSKGQRWCTLHTEFLWYDASLKSVPPPDFGTPTLHYFEDWGVVTYGSALPAEINRSFLSFKSGKLGGRAIYDIVHRNKYKDWIKGWRNFNAGHEHPDQNSFTFAPNGVPFITEALYGPKYTFFNNVLMFSPAVSKSCFSPWEGQVTEDCSSKWSKYKHDLAASCQGRVVAAVEKNGVVFIRGEGVGAYNPQLNLKNVQRNLFLLHPQLLLLVDQIHLGDKSPLETAASFFHNVDVPFEETVVDGVHGAFIRQRDGLYKMYWMDDTGYSEKATLASVTYPRGYPYNGTNYVNVTVRLRSPITRTAYLFIGPSVDVQSFSVHGDAQQLDVFIATSQHAYATYLWSGETAGQSAFAQVIADRQKILFDRSSAIKSTTMPEVKDYATVVEQNLQRFKPVFQLLEKQILSRVRNTASFRKTAERLLRFSDKRQTEEAIDRIFAISQQQQQQQSKSKKNRRVGKRYKFVDAVPDIFAQIEVNEKKIRQKAQILAQKELPIDEDEEMKDLLDFADVTYEKHKNGGALKGRFGQARMMTTTRSRAPSLSSSYTRLFLILNIAIFFVMLAMQLTYFQRAQSLHGQRCLYAVLLIDSCILLWLYSSCSQSQC, from the exons ATGTATGAAACTTCATACAGGAGAGGATGGGGATTTCAGTACCTTCACAATCATCAGCCCACCAACTGCATGGCCTTGCTCACAGGAAGCCTTGTTTTGATGAATCAAG GGTATCTTCAAGAAGCCTATTTATGGACCAAACAAGTTCTGACCATCATGGAGAAGTCTCTGGTCTTGCTCCGAGAGGTGACAGATGGTTCCCTCTACGAAGGAGTTGCATATGGCAGCTACACCACTAGATCACTCTTCCAGTATATGTTTCTGGTTCAGAGGCACTTTGACATCAACCACTTTGGCCACCCATGGCTTAAACAACACTTTGCATTTATGTATAGAACCATCCTACCAG GGTTTCAAAGAACTGTGGCTATTGCAGACTCAAATTACAACTGGTTTTATGGTCCAGAAAGCCAATTAGTGTTCCTGGATAAATTTGTCATGCGTAACGGCAGTGGTAACTGGCTGGCTGACCAAATCAGGAGGAACCGTGTGACGGAAGGTCCAGGGACACCATCCAAAGGGCAGCGCTGGTGTACTCTTCACACAGAATTTCTCTG GTACGATGCCAGCTTGAAATCTGTTCCACCTCCGGATTTTGGCACCCCTACATTGCATTATTTTGAAGACTGGGGTGTTGTGACTTACGGAAGTGCCCTGCCCGCAGAAATCaacagatcttttctttctttcaagtcgGGAAAACTTGGGGGCCGTGCAATATATGACATTGTCCacagaaacaaatacaaagatTGGATCAAAGGATGGAGAAATTTTAATGCAGGGCATGAACATCCTGATCAAAACTCATTTACTTTTGCTCCCAATGGCGTACCTTTCATTACTGAGGCTCTCTATGGGCCAAAGTACACCTTCTTCAACAACGTTTTGATGTTTTCCCCAGCTGTGTCAAAGAGCTGCTTTTCTCCTTGGGAGGGTCAGGTCACGGAAGACTGCTCTTCAAAATGGTCTAAATACAAGCATGACCTGGCAGCCAGCTGTCAGGGGAGGGTGGTTGCAGCAGTGGAGAAAAACGGAGTGGTTTTCATCCGAGGAGAAGGCGTGGGAGCTTATAACCCACAGCTGAATCTGAAGAATGTTCAAAGGAATCTGTTCCTCCTGCATCCACAGCTGCTTCTCCTTGTGGACCAAATACACCTGGGAGACAAGAGTCCTCTGGAGACGGCGGCAAGCTTCTTCCACAATGTGGATGTCCCTTTCGAGGAGACAGTGGTAGATGGGGTCCACGGGGCTTTCATCAGGCAGCGGGACGGTCTCTACAAAATGTACTGGATGGACGATACTGGCTACAGTGAGAAAGCAACCTTGGCTTCAGTGACGTACCCTCGGGGCTATCCCTACAATGGGACAAACTATGTGAATGTCACCGTGCGCCTCCGGAGTCCCATCACCAGGACAGCTTACCTCTTCATAGGGCCATCGGTAGATGTTCAGAGCTTCAGCGTCCACGGAGACGCCCAGCAGCTGGACGTGTTCATAGCCACCAGCCAGCATGCCTACGCCACTTACCTTTGGAGCGGAGAGACCGCGGGACAATCCGCCTTTGCACAGGTCATTGCAGATCGTCAGAAAATTCTGTTCGACCGGAGCTCGGCCATCAAGAGCACCACCATGCCGGAGGTGAAGGACTATGCCACTGTGGTGGAACAGAACCTGCAGCGTTTTAAGCCCGTGTTCCAGCTGCTGGAGAAGCAGATCCTGTCCCGGGTCCGCAACACAGCTAGCTTTAGAAAGACTGCCGAGCGCCTGCTGAGGTTTTCAGACAAGAGGCAGACGGAGGAGGCCATTGATAGGATTTTTGCCATatcgcagcagcagcagcagcagcaaagcaAGTCAAAGAAAAACCGAAGGGTAGGCAAACGTTATAAATTTGTGGACGCCGTCCCTGATATTTTTGCACAGATTGAAGTCAATGAAAAAAAGATTCGACAGAAAGCTCAGATCTTGGCACAGAAAGAACTGCCCatagatgaagatgaagaaatgaaagaccttttagactttgcagatgtgacaTATGAGAAACACAAAAACGGTGGTGCCCTGAAAGGCCGGTTTGGACAGGCCCGGATGATGACAACAACGCGCAGCAGAGCCCCGTCGCTGTCATCTTCCTACACCAGACTGTTCCTGATCCTGAACATTGCTATTTTCTTTGTCATGTTGGCAATGCAACTGACTTATTTCCAGAGGGCCCAGAGCCTGCATGGCCAAAGATGTCTTTATGCAGTCCTTCTAATAGATAGCTGTATTTTATTGTGGTTGTATTCTTCTTGTTCCCAATCACAGTGTTAG
- the DSE gene encoding dermatan-sulfate epimerase isoform X3, translating into MGISVPSQSSAHQLHGLAHRKPCFDESRYDASLKSVPPPDFGTPTLHYFEDWGVVTYGSALPAEINRSFLSFKSGKLGGRAIYDIVHRNKYKDWIKGWRNFNAGHEHPDQNSFTFAPNGVPFITEALYGPKYTFFNNVLMFSPAVSKSCFSPWEGQVTEDCSSKWSKYKHDLAASCQGRVVAAVEKNGVVFIRGEGVGAYNPQLNLKNVQRNLFLLHPQLLLLVDQIHLGDKSPLETAASFFHNVDVPFEETVVDGVHGAFIRQRDGLYKMYWMDDTGYSEKATLASVTYPRGYPYNGTNYVNVTVRLRSPITRTAYLFIGPSVDVQSFSVHGDAQQLDVFIATSQHAYATYLWSGETAGQSAFAQVIADRQKILFDRSSAIKSTTMPEVKDYATVVEQNLQRFKPVFQLLEKQILSRVRNTASFRKTAERLLRFSDKRQTEEAIDRIFAISQQQQQQQSKSKKNRRVGKRYKFVDAVPDIFAQIEVNEKKIRQKAQILAQKELPIDEDEEMKDLLDFADVTYEKHKNGGALKGRFGQARMMTTTRSRAPSLSSSYTRLFLILNIAIFFVMLAMQLTYFQRAQSLHGQRCLYAVLLIDSCILLWLYSSCSQSQC; encoded by the exons ATGGGGATTTCAGTACCTTCACAATCATCAGCCCACCAACTGCATGGCCTTGCTCACAGGAAGCCTTGTTTTGATGAATCAAG GTACGATGCCAGCTTGAAATCTGTTCCACCTCCGGATTTTGGCACCCCTACATTGCATTATTTTGAAGACTGGGGTGTTGTGACTTACGGAAGTGCCCTGCCCGCAGAAATCaacagatcttttctttctttcaagtcgGGAAAACTTGGGGGCCGTGCAATATATGACATTGTCCacagaaacaaatacaaagatTGGATCAAAGGATGGAGAAATTTTAATGCAGGGCATGAACATCCTGATCAAAACTCATTTACTTTTGCTCCCAATGGCGTACCTTTCATTACTGAGGCTCTCTATGGGCCAAAGTACACCTTCTTCAACAACGTTTTGATGTTTTCCCCAGCTGTGTCAAAGAGCTGCTTTTCTCCTTGGGAGGGTCAGGTCACGGAAGACTGCTCTTCAAAATGGTCTAAATACAAGCATGACCTGGCAGCCAGCTGTCAGGGGAGGGTGGTTGCAGCAGTGGAGAAAAACGGAGTGGTTTTCATCCGAGGAGAAGGCGTGGGAGCTTATAACCCACAGCTGAATCTGAAGAATGTTCAAAGGAATCTGTTCCTCCTGCATCCACAGCTGCTTCTCCTTGTGGACCAAATACACCTGGGAGACAAGAGTCCTCTGGAGACGGCGGCAAGCTTCTTCCACAATGTGGATGTCCCTTTCGAGGAGACAGTGGTAGATGGGGTCCACGGGGCTTTCATCAGGCAGCGGGACGGTCTCTACAAAATGTACTGGATGGACGATACTGGCTACAGTGAGAAAGCAACCTTGGCTTCAGTGACGTACCCTCGGGGCTATCCCTACAATGGGACAAACTATGTGAATGTCACCGTGCGCCTCCGGAGTCCCATCACCAGGACAGCTTACCTCTTCATAGGGCCATCGGTAGATGTTCAGAGCTTCAGCGTCCACGGAGACGCCCAGCAGCTGGACGTGTTCATAGCCACCAGCCAGCATGCCTACGCCACTTACCTTTGGAGCGGAGAGACCGCGGGACAATCCGCCTTTGCACAGGTCATTGCAGATCGTCAGAAAATTCTGTTCGACCGGAGCTCGGCCATCAAGAGCACCACCATGCCGGAGGTGAAGGACTATGCCACTGTGGTGGAACAGAACCTGCAGCGTTTTAAGCCCGTGTTCCAGCTGCTGGAGAAGCAGATCCTGTCCCGGGTCCGCAACACAGCTAGCTTTAGAAAGACTGCCGAGCGCCTGCTGAGGTTTTCAGACAAGAGGCAGACGGAGGAGGCCATTGATAGGATTTTTGCCATatcgcagcagcagcagcagcagcaaagcaAGTCAAAGAAAAACCGAAGGGTAGGCAAACGTTATAAATTTGTGGACGCCGTCCCTGATATTTTTGCACAGATTGAAGTCAATGAAAAAAAGATTCGACAGAAAGCTCAGATCTTGGCACAGAAAGAACTGCCCatagatgaagatgaagaaatgaaagaccttttagactttgcagatgtgacaTATGAGAAACACAAAAACGGTGGTGCCCTGAAAGGCCGGTTTGGACAGGCCCGGATGATGACAACAACGCGCAGCAGAGCCCCGTCGCTGTCATCTTCCTACACCAGACTGTTCCTGATCCTGAACATTGCTATTTTCTTTGTCATGTTGGCAATGCAACTGACTTATTTCCAGAGGGCCCAGAGCCTGCATGGCCAAAGATGTCTTTATGCAGTCCTTCTAATAGATAGCTGTATTTTATTGTGGTTGTATTCTTCTTGTTCCCAATCACAGTGTTAG